The Phragmites australis chromosome 15, lpPhrAust1.1, whole genome shotgun sequence genome window below encodes:
- the LOC133892799 gene encoding granule-bound starch synthase 1b, chloroplastic/amyloplastic isoform X1: MAATMGSISAYRSYQTNGPDSLKQSCHMQFQQCCSSGVRFLSKHFQSVQSKTQLPKRSTNNGIHPKAARSRAPIVCSTGMTIVFVATEVHPWCKTGGLGDVIGGLPPALAAMGHRVMTIAPRYDQYKDAWDTNVLVEVNVGDRVETVRFFHCHKRGVDRIFVDHPMFLEKVWGKTGAQLYGPTTGTDYGDNQLRFCLLALAALEAPRVLNLNNSEYFSGPYGENVVFVVNDWHTAVLPCYLKSMYKPNGIYVNAKVAFCIHNIAYQGRFARADFDVLNLPDSFLPSFDFIDGHFKPVVGRKINWMKAGINESDLVLTVSPHYVKELTSGPDKGVELDSVLRTKPLETGIINGMDVYEWNPATDKYISVKYDATTVTEARALNKERLQAEVGLPVDSSIPVIVFVGRLEEQKGSDILIAAIPEFVEENVQIIVLGTGKKKMEEELTLLEVKYPNNAIGIAKFNVPLAHMMFAGADYIIVPSRFEPCGLIQLQGMRYGVVPICSSTGGLVDTVKEGVTGFHMGSFNVECETVDPVDVTAVASNVKRALKQYNTPAFTEMVQNCMAQDLSWKEPAKKWEEVLLGLGVEGSEAGIDGEEIAPLAKENVATP, from the exons ATGGCTGCAACAATGGGTTCAATTTCCGCTTATCGTTCTTACCAAACAAATGGCCCCGATTCACTGAAGCAGTCATGTCACATGCAATTCCAACAATGTTGTAGCAGTGGAGTTAGGTTCTTGAGCAAGCACTTCCAATCCGTGCAAAGTAAGACACAGCTGCCCAAAAGATCTACAAACAATGGAATTCATCCTAAGGCTGCTAGGTCTCGGGCACCTATTGTATGTTCTACTGGAATGACCATAGTTTTTGTTGCAACTGAAGTGCACCCATGGTGCAAAActggtggccttggtgatgttATAGGAGGACTACCCCCAGCTCTGGCT GCAATGGGACATCGGGTCATGACGATAGCTCCTCGCTATGACCAATACAAGGATGCATGGGATACAAATGTCCTTGTTGAG GTAAATGTTGGTGACAGGGTAGAAACAGTTCGCTTCTTCCACTGCCACAAAAGGGGAGTTGATCGAATTTTCGTTGATCATCCTATGTTTCTTGAGAAG GTATGGGGCAAGACTGGAGCACAATTGTATGGTCCTACCACTGGAACTGACTATGGGGATAACCAATTGCGGTTCTGCCTTTTGGCCCTT GCTGCATTGGAGGCTCCAAGGGTTCTCAATCTCAACAATTCTGAATATTTCTCCGGACCGTATG GAGAAAATGTTGTCTTCGTAGTGAATGACTGGCACACTGCAGTTCTGCCATGCTATCTGAAGAGCATGTATAAGCCAAATGGAATTTATGTGAATGCTAAG GTTGCTTTCTGCATTCACAATATTGCCTATCAGGGTAGATTCGCCAGAGCAGACTTCGATGTTCTTAATCTACCTGACAGTTTCTTGCCTTCATTTGATTTTATTGATGG GCATTTTAAGCCTGTAGTAGGAAGAAAGATTAACTGGATGAAGGCAGGGATCAATGAAAGTGATCTAGTCCTAACGGTTAGTCCACATTATGTCAAGGAACTCACTTCTGGCCCAGATAAAGGTGTTGAATTGGATAGTGTCCTTCGCACAAAGCCTCTTGAAACTGGAATTATTAATGGCATGGATGTTTACGAATGGAATCCAGCAACGGATAAGTACATCAGCGtgaaatatgatgcaacaaCG GTAACCGAAGCGAGGGCTCTCAATAAAGAAAGGTTGCAAGCTGAAGTTGGATTGCCTGTGGATTCGAGCATCCCTGTTATAGTTTTTGTTGGCCGTCTTGAAGAACAGAAAGGGTCAGACATACTTATTGCAGCCATTCCAGAATTCGTGGAGGAGAATGTCCAGATAATTGTTCTT GGTAcaggaaagaagaaaatggaggagGAATTGACACTGCTAGAAGTGAAATATCCAAACAATGCTATAGGCATAGCAAAATTCAACGTTCCACTGGCGCATATGATGTTTGCTGGGGCTGATTATATTATCGTCCCAAGTAGGTTTGAGCCCTGTGGTCTCATTCAATTGCAAGGGATGAGATATGGAGTG gtCCCCATCTGTTCGTCCACTGGAGGACTTGTCGACACGGTAAAGGAGGGTGTTACTGGATTTCACATGGGTTCGTTCAACGTCGAG TGTGAAACTGTCGATCCAGTTGATGTCACAGCAGTCGCTTCAAATGTCAAAAGAGCTCTGAAACAGTACAACACACCGGCATTCACTGAGATGGTTCAGAATTGCATGGCGCAGGACCTATCTTGGAAG GAACCTGCGAAGAAGTGGGAGGAGGTGCTTCTGGGCCTCGGAGTCGAGGGCAGTGAGGCAGGCATCGACGGCGAGGAGATTGCACCACTAGCCAAGGAAAACGTGGCTACTCCCTGA
- the LOC133892799 gene encoding granule-bound starch synthase 1b, chloroplastic/amyloplastic isoform X2, producing the protein MAATMGSISAYRSYQTNGPDSLKQSCHMQFQQCCSSGVRFLSKHFQSVQMHPWCKTGGLGDVIGGLPPALAAMGHRVMTIAPRYDQYKDAWDTNVLVEVNVGDRVETVRFFHCHKRGVDRIFVDHPMFLEKVWGKTGAQLYGPTTGTDYGDNQLRFCLLALAALEAPRVLNLNNSEYFSGPYGENVVFVVNDWHTAVLPCYLKSMYKPNGIYVNAKVAFCIHNIAYQGRFARADFDVLNLPDSFLPSFDFIDGHFKPVVGRKINWMKAGINESDLVLTVSPHYVKELTSGPDKGVELDSVLRTKPLETGIINGMDVYEWNPATDKYISVKYDATTVTEARALNKERLQAEVGLPVDSSIPVIVFVGRLEEQKGSDILIAAIPEFVEENVQIIVLGTGKKKMEEELTLLEVKYPNNAIGIAKFNVPLAHMMFAGADYIIVPSRFEPCGLIQLQGMRYGVVPICSSTGGLVDTVKEGVTGFHMGSFNVECETVDPVDVTAVASNVKRALKQYNTPAFTEMVQNCMAQDLSWKEPAKKWEEVLLGLGVEGSEAGIDGEEIAPLAKENVATP; encoded by the exons ATGGCTGCAACAATGGGTTCAATTTCCGCTTATCGTTCTTACCAAACAAATGGCCCCGATTCACTGAAGCAGTCATGTCACATGCAATTCCAACAATGTTGTAGCAGTGGAGTTAGGTTCTTGAGCAAGCACTTCCAATCCGTGCAAA TGCACCCATGGTGCAAAActggtggccttggtgatgttATAGGAGGACTACCCCCAGCTCTGGCT GCAATGGGACATCGGGTCATGACGATAGCTCCTCGCTATGACCAATACAAGGATGCATGGGATACAAATGTCCTTGTTGAG GTAAATGTTGGTGACAGGGTAGAAACAGTTCGCTTCTTCCACTGCCACAAAAGGGGAGTTGATCGAATTTTCGTTGATCATCCTATGTTTCTTGAGAAG GTATGGGGCAAGACTGGAGCACAATTGTATGGTCCTACCACTGGAACTGACTATGGGGATAACCAATTGCGGTTCTGCCTTTTGGCCCTT GCTGCATTGGAGGCTCCAAGGGTTCTCAATCTCAACAATTCTGAATATTTCTCCGGACCGTATG GAGAAAATGTTGTCTTCGTAGTGAATGACTGGCACACTGCAGTTCTGCCATGCTATCTGAAGAGCATGTATAAGCCAAATGGAATTTATGTGAATGCTAAG GTTGCTTTCTGCATTCACAATATTGCCTATCAGGGTAGATTCGCCAGAGCAGACTTCGATGTTCTTAATCTACCTGACAGTTTCTTGCCTTCATTTGATTTTATTGATGG GCATTTTAAGCCTGTAGTAGGAAGAAAGATTAACTGGATGAAGGCAGGGATCAATGAAAGTGATCTAGTCCTAACGGTTAGTCCACATTATGTCAAGGAACTCACTTCTGGCCCAGATAAAGGTGTTGAATTGGATAGTGTCCTTCGCACAAAGCCTCTTGAAACTGGAATTATTAATGGCATGGATGTTTACGAATGGAATCCAGCAACGGATAAGTACATCAGCGtgaaatatgatgcaacaaCG GTAACCGAAGCGAGGGCTCTCAATAAAGAAAGGTTGCAAGCTGAAGTTGGATTGCCTGTGGATTCGAGCATCCCTGTTATAGTTTTTGTTGGCCGTCTTGAAGAACAGAAAGGGTCAGACATACTTATTGCAGCCATTCCAGAATTCGTGGAGGAGAATGTCCAGATAATTGTTCTT GGTAcaggaaagaagaaaatggaggagGAATTGACACTGCTAGAAGTGAAATATCCAAACAATGCTATAGGCATAGCAAAATTCAACGTTCCACTGGCGCATATGATGTTTGCTGGGGCTGATTATATTATCGTCCCAAGTAGGTTTGAGCCCTGTGGTCTCATTCAATTGCAAGGGATGAGATATGGAGTG gtCCCCATCTGTTCGTCCACTGGAGGACTTGTCGACACGGTAAAGGAGGGTGTTACTGGATTTCACATGGGTTCGTTCAACGTCGAG TGTGAAACTGTCGATCCAGTTGATGTCACAGCAGTCGCTTCAAATGTCAAAAGAGCTCTGAAACAGTACAACACACCGGCATTCACTGAGATGGTTCAGAATTGCATGGCGCAGGACCTATCTTGGAAG GAACCTGCGAAGAAGTGGGAGGAGGTGCTTCTGGGCCTCGGAGTCGAGGGCAGTGAGGCAGGCATCGACGGCGAGGAGATTGCACCACTAGCCAAGGAAAACGTGGCTACTCCCTGA
- the LOC133892799 gene encoding granule-bound starch synthase 1b, chloroplastic/amyloplastic isoform X3: MAATMGSISAYRSYQTNGPDSLKQSCHMQFQQCCSSGVRFLSKHFQSVQSKTQLPKRSTNNGIHPKAARSRAPIVCSTGMTIVFVATEVHPWCKTGGLGDVIGGLPPALAAMGHRVMTIAPRYDQYKDAWDTNVLVEVNVGDRVETVRFFHCHKRGVDRIFVDHPMFLEKVWGKTGAQLYGPTTGTDYGDNQLRFCLLALAALEAPRVLNLNNSEYFSGPYGENVVFVVNDWHTAVLPCYLKSMYKPNGIYVNAKVTEARALNKERLQAEVGLPVDSSIPVIVFVGRLEEQKGSDILIAAIPEFVEENVQIIVLGTGKKKMEEELTLLEVKYPNNAIGIAKFNVPLAHMMFAGADYIIVPSRFEPCGLIQLQGMRYGVVPICSSTGGLVDTVKEGVTGFHMGSFNVECETVDPVDVTAVASNVKRALKQYNTPAFTEMVQNCMAQDLSWKEPAKKWEEVLLGLGVEGSEAGIDGEEIAPLAKENVATP; the protein is encoded by the exons ATGGCTGCAACAATGGGTTCAATTTCCGCTTATCGTTCTTACCAAACAAATGGCCCCGATTCACTGAAGCAGTCATGTCACATGCAATTCCAACAATGTTGTAGCAGTGGAGTTAGGTTCTTGAGCAAGCACTTCCAATCCGTGCAAAGTAAGACACAGCTGCCCAAAAGATCTACAAACAATGGAATTCATCCTAAGGCTGCTAGGTCTCGGGCACCTATTGTATGTTCTACTGGAATGACCATAGTTTTTGTTGCAACTGAAGTGCACCCATGGTGCAAAActggtggccttggtgatgttATAGGAGGACTACCCCCAGCTCTGGCT GCAATGGGACATCGGGTCATGACGATAGCTCCTCGCTATGACCAATACAAGGATGCATGGGATACAAATGTCCTTGTTGAG GTAAATGTTGGTGACAGGGTAGAAACAGTTCGCTTCTTCCACTGCCACAAAAGGGGAGTTGATCGAATTTTCGTTGATCATCCTATGTTTCTTGAGAAG GTATGGGGCAAGACTGGAGCACAATTGTATGGTCCTACCACTGGAACTGACTATGGGGATAACCAATTGCGGTTCTGCCTTTTGGCCCTT GCTGCATTGGAGGCTCCAAGGGTTCTCAATCTCAACAATTCTGAATATTTCTCCGGACCGTATG GAGAAAATGTTGTCTTCGTAGTGAATGACTGGCACACTGCAGTTCTGCCATGCTATCTGAAGAGCATGTATAAGCCAAATGGAATTTATGTGAATGCTAAG GTAACCGAAGCGAGGGCTCTCAATAAAGAAAGGTTGCAAGCTGAAGTTGGATTGCCTGTGGATTCGAGCATCCCTGTTATAGTTTTTGTTGGCCGTCTTGAAGAACAGAAAGGGTCAGACATACTTATTGCAGCCATTCCAGAATTCGTGGAGGAGAATGTCCAGATAATTGTTCTT GGTAcaggaaagaagaaaatggaggagGAATTGACACTGCTAGAAGTGAAATATCCAAACAATGCTATAGGCATAGCAAAATTCAACGTTCCACTGGCGCATATGATGTTTGCTGGGGCTGATTATATTATCGTCCCAAGTAGGTTTGAGCCCTGTGGTCTCATTCAATTGCAAGGGATGAGATATGGAGTG gtCCCCATCTGTTCGTCCACTGGAGGACTTGTCGACACGGTAAAGGAGGGTGTTACTGGATTTCACATGGGTTCGTTCAACGTCGAG TGTGAAACTGTCGATCCAGTTGATGTCACAGCAGTCGCTTCAAATGTCAAAAGAGCTCTGAAACAGTACAACACACCGGCATTCACTGAGATGGTTCAGAATTGCATGGCGCAGGACCTATCTTGGAAG GAACCTGCGAAGAAGTGGGAGGAGGTGCTTCTGGGCCTCGGAGTCGAGGGCAGTGAGGCAGGCATCGACGGCGAGGAGATTGCACCACTAGCCAAGGAAAACGTGGCTACTCCCTGA
- the LOC133892160 gene encoding uncharacterized protein LOC133892160: protein MAEEQSQEQLHHILIPVVTEERHQEQEPSPICDVDRLEHDPGLRVPIASYNVNDQNAIRREYILKGPCQPYAHDYPTRNIYGLPCCGHDESEESSNKGNFLELLDWLAGNNEEVNKVVLKNAPRNSDESSDISHKEQLALCLHYVDKLGRLQLIFVVVAKGNVGCATFFGQVSRLLNIIGVSCKRHDMLRDVRAQKLKTALELGEIDSGSGLNQEMVITRPGDTRWGSYYKTILHIIDMYSTIREVLITLGKDPKQRNNWPNIHAMVDVLESFEFVFNAHLILIILGYTNELSQSLQKRDQDIVNAMSLVTLAKGRLQQMRSHGWEEFFEEKVKLFCIKHGIDIPALDGRYVPHARSPRFYPVQTIDDHYRREVYIGVIDQIR, encoded by the exons ATGGCTGAAGAGCAATCTCAAGAACAACTACATCATATTTTGATTCCGGTTGTAACTGAAGAGCGgcatcaagaacaagaaccatcACCAATTTGTGATGTTGATCGTCTCGAACATGATCCTGGTTTAAGAGTGCCTATTGCAAGCTATAATGTCAATGATCAAAATGCGATACGGAGAGAATATATTTTAAAAGGTCCATGCCAACCTTATGCCCATGATTACCCAACCAGGAACATATACG GTTTGCCATGCTGTGGACATGATGAAAGTGAGGAATCTAGCAATAAAGGGAACTTTCTTGAACTTTTGGACTGGCTTGCAGGAAATAATGAAGAGGTTAATAAGGTTgttctgaaaaatgctccaaGAAATT CTGATGAGTCTAgtgatatatcacataaagaacAACTAGCTCTTTGTTTACATTATGTTGATAAACTTGGAAGG CTCCAAttgatttttgttgttgttgccaaAGGAAATGTTGGTTGTGCTACTTTCTTTGGACAAGTTTCTCGCTTACTGAATATTATTGGAGTTTCTTGTAAGCGCCATGACATGCTTCGAGATGTTAGAGCTCAAAAACTTAAGACTGCACTAGAGTTGGGTGAAATAGACAGTGGTagtggattaaatcaagagatGGTGATAACTAGACCTGGTGACACTCGGTGGGGTTCTTATTACAAAACTATTTTACACATTATTGATATGTATTCTACAATTCGAGAAGTACTTATAACTCTTGGAAAGGATCCCAAACAAAGAAATAATTGGCCGAATATACATGCTATGGTTGATGTTTTggagtcatttgagtttgtttttAATGCACACTTGATACTTATCATTCTTGGATACACAAATGAATTGTCTCAATCTTTGCAAAAGAGGGACCAAGATATTGTTAATGCAATGTCACTTGTGACTTTGGCGAAGGGAAGACTGCAACAAATGAGGTCTCATGGGTGGGAAGAATTCTTTGAAGAAAAGGTTAAATTATTTTGCATTAAACATGGAATTGATATTCCTGCATTGGATGGTAGATATGTGCCTCATGCAAGATCCCCACGGTTTTATCCAGTTCAAACAAttgatgatcattatagaaGAGAAGTATATATTGGTGTCATTGATCAAATTCGGTAA